Proteins encoded within one genomic window of Methanosarcina barkeri str. Wiesmoor:
- a CDS encoding metallophosphoesterase, with product MRILLIADIHANYEALETVLEIPHDRAICLGDIVDYGPDPDKCIDLLRMKGIPVIRGNHDNAVAFKVDCQCGYKYKHLSIATREYTWEILDRSGIEYLQKLPLLIREEIDGTRLYLTHASPRSMFEYIKPETTDEEIQNMINEAMEPMEAEFLVVGHSHIPMDRKLGNLTIINPGSVGQPRDGDPRASCAVFDTENGKVEHLHLDYDIDSVCSKIRERMPHAEELIAILRRGY from the coding sequence ATGAGAATTCTGCTGATTGCCGACATCCACGCAAATTATGAAGCTTTAGAGACTGTTCTGGAAATCCCTCATGATAGAGCCATCTGTCTCGGAGATATTGTTGACTATGGACCTGATCCGGACAAATGTATTGACCTTCTACGCATGAAAGGAATTCCCGTAATAAGAGGAAACCATGATAATGCGGTTGCTTTCAAGGTAGACTGCCAGTGCGGGTACAAATATAAGCACCTTTCTATTGCGACTAGGGAATACACCTGGGAAATCCTTGATAGATCCGGAATAGAATACCTTCAGAAACTCCCTCTCCTAATTAGAGAGGAAATCGATGGAACAAGGCTCTATTTAACCCATGCAAGCCCTCGCTCTATGTTCGAATACATAAAACCCGAAACCACGGACGAAGAGATCCAGAATATGATTAACGAAGCAATGGAGCCCATGGAAGCAGAATTTCTTGTTGTCGGTCACTCTCATATCCCCATGGACAGGAAACTCGGAAACCTGACAATAATAAACCCGGGTTCAGTCGGACAGCCAAGGGACGGAGATCCCCGGGCAAGCTGTGCCGTTTTTGACACCGAAAACGGAAAAGTAGAGCACCTGCACCTCGATTACGATATCGATTCGGTCTGCTCAAAAATTAGGGAACGAATGCCCCATGCAGAGGAATTGATAGCTATTCTCAGGCGGGGA